In a genomic window of Flavobacterium crassostreae:
- a CDS encoding aspartate kinase gives MKTVSSIVENYIKTKPFLLNALSLGIINLTSLSRNIMSELESEFGKEVKQGAIVMALKRLTEELDFKLNHKINKVIKNIGEITVRSALTDYTFAVSESVLHKQAELISDINLLPDVFYTSSRGVNEINIVISNSVDKLIDKHFVNEKLIQKLENLASITVKLPKENIAVPGIYYFIFQRLAWEGIIINEVISTSNEFTILVSEEQVDVAFKVIKDLKN, from the coding sequence ATGAAAACCGTTTCATCCATTGTAGAAAACTACATCAAAACCAAGCCTTTTTTATTGAATGCTTTATCTCTTGGGATAATCAACCTGACATCGTTGTCTAGAAACATTATGTCCGAATTAGAAAGTGAATTTGGTAAAGAAGTCAAGCAAGGGGCAATTGTAATGGCATTAAAACGCTTAACAGAAGAACTGGATTTTAAATTAAACCATAAAATTAACAAGGTTATAAAAAACATTGGCGAAATTACGGTGCGCTCTGCCTTGACGGATTATACGTTTGCGGTTTCGGAGAGTGTTTTGCACAAACAAGCCGAATTAATATCCGATATCAACCTACTTCCAGATGTTTTTTATACCTCATCGCGTGGGGTAAACGAAATTAATATTGTTATCAGCAATAGTGTGGATAAATTAATTGACAAGCATTTTGTAAACGAAAAACTAATTCAAAAACTCGAAAATCTTGCCTCCATTACCGTAAAATTACCCAAAGAAAATATTGCGGTTCCTGGGATTTATTATTTTATTTTTCAGCGTTTGGCCTGGGAAGGGATTATCATCAATGAAGTGATTTCTACCTCTAATGAATTTACTATTTTGGTAAGTGAGGAGCAGGTTGATGTGGCCTTTAAAGTGATAAAGGATTTGAAGAACTAA
- a CDS encoding YraN family protein codes for MAAHNDLGKLGEEMAVAYLEKQGYEILDTNWTFQKAEIDIIARKEAVLAIVEVKTRSSVAFGLPQDFVNPKKIQLLVKAVNAYVAIKNLDTEVRFDIIAINATANKASTDPEHAKSFGIEHLMDAFYHF; via the coding sequence ATGGCTGCACACAACGATCTCGGAAAATTAGGTGAAGAAATGGCCGTTGCTTATTTAGAGAAACAAGGATACGAAATTCTGGATACCAACTGGACTTTTCAAAAAGCCGAAATTGACATTATTGCCAGAAAAGAAGCCGTTCTGGCCATTGTGGAAGTAAAGACCCGTTCTTCTGTTGCATTTGGATTGCCTCAAGACTTTGTAAACCCCAAAAAAATACAGTTATTGGTAAAAGCGGTAAATGCCTATGTTGCGATCAAAAATCTAGACACGGAGGTTCGGTTTGATATTATTGCCATAAATGCTACTGCAAATAAGGCCTCCACAGACCCAGAGCATGCAAAATCTTTTGGGATCGAGCACCTTATGGATGCTTTTTATCATTTTTAA
- a CDS encoding S66 peptidase family protein, whose protein sequence is MITPPSLQKGDTVALVATARKSLDANLKPAIDLLESWGLEVVIGQSIRLDNHQLAGTDTERAADFQQQLDNPNIKAIWCVKGGYGTVRMLDLLDFSGFQKNPKWIVGFSDITVLHNHLHTLGFKSIHAVMPVTVPSASPQAIESLRLSLFGHKLAYHIVSESKNKIGSATGQIVGGNLSILYSLLGSESAINCKDKILFLEDLDEYLYHIDRMMMNLKRNGCLDNLKGIVVGSMTKMRDNTIPWGKNAEAIIEEHTQEYAIPIMYHFPAGHLRDNRALILGSTVTITVTDQTSTLLFE, encoded by the coding sequence ATGATAACACCACCTAGTTTACAAAAAGGAGATACCGTAGCCCTAGTTGCTACTGCCAGAAAAAGTCTGGATGCTAATTTAAAACCAGCCATAGATTTGTTAGAAAGCTGGGGTCTAGAGGTCGTTATAGGCCAAAGCATCCGTTTAGACAACCACCAACTAGCTGGTACCGATACCGAAAGGGCTGCAGATTTTCAGCAGCAATTAGACAACCCAAATATAAAAGCCATTTGGTGTGTAAAAGGAGGGTATGGTACCGTACGGATGTTGGATTTACTAGATTTTAGTGGGTTTCAAAAAAATCCAAAATGGATTGTTGGCTTTAGTGACATCACTGTTTTGCACAACCATTTGCATACTCTGGGTTTTAAATCCATACATGCCGTAATGCCTGTAACGGTTCCAAGTGCAAGCCCGCAGGCAATAGAGAGTTTGCGCTTGTCTTTATTTGGACATAAATTAGCATACCATATTGTTTCGGAGTCAAAAAACAAAATCGGTAGTGCCACAGGCCAGATTGTAGGGGGTAATTTATCCATACTGTATAGTCTATTGGGCTCGGAGTCTGCAATTAATTGCAAAGACAAAATTTTGTTTTTAGAAGATTTGGATGAGTATTTATACCACATAGATCGGATGATGATGAATTTGAAACGCAATGGATGCTTAGACAACCTTAAAGGAATTGTGGTTGGTTCTATGACCAAAATGAGAGACAATACCATTCCTTGGGGCAAAAATGCCGAAGCAATTATTGAAGAGCACACCCAAGAATATGCTATTCCGATTATGTATCATTTTCCGGCAGGGCACCTCCGAGATAACCGCGCACTAATTTTAGGGAGTACCGTGACCATTACTGTAACAGACCAAACCAGCACGCTACTTTTTGAATAA